The following proteins are co-located in the Vigna angularis cultivar LongXiaoDou No.4 chromosome 2, ASM1680809v1, whole genome shotgun sequence genome:
- the LOC108327734 gene encoding protein yippee-like: protein MGRLFVVNLEGKIYSCKHCHTHLALYDDIYSKTFHCRHGKAYLFNKVVNVSIGEMEDRQMITGLHTVADIFCVGCGSIVGWQYETAYEKNQKYKEGKSVLERYKVSGPDGSNYWISHEAHVGGSDADDA, encoded by the exons ATGGGGAGATTGTTTGTGGTGAATCTGGAAGGGAAGATCTATAGCTGCAAACACTGTCATACCCATCTTGCTCTTTACGATGACATCTACTCAAAG ACATTCCACTGCAGACATGGGAAAGCTTATCTCTTCAATAAGGT TGTGAATGTTTCTATTGGAGAAATGGAGGACAGACAGATGATCACAGGGTTACATACCGTGGCTGACATTTTCTGTGTGGGTTGTGGATCGATTGTGGGTTGGCAATAT GAAACTGCCTATGAAAAAAACCAGAAGTACAAGGAAGGAAAATCCGTGCTTGAACG GTACAAAGTGTCAGGTCCGGATGGAAGCAATTATTGGATCAGTCATGAGGCACATGTTGGTGGAAGTGATGCAGATGATGCTTAG
- the LOC108328079 gene encoding chlorophyll a-b binding protein CP29.3, chloroplastic, translating into MASIAATTSYFFGTRLYSPTTLNTGRFHALFNFGTKKAPPPPPKKKEVKVKPSSGDRLVWFPNAEPPEWLDGSMIGDRGFDPFGFSKPAEYLQFDLDSLDQNLAKNVAGEIIGTRVEVAEVKPTPFQPYTEVFGIERFRECEVIHGRWAMLGALGALAVEALTGVAWQDAGKVELVEGSSYLGLPLPFSLTTLIWIEVIVIGYIEFQRNAELDPEKRLYPGGKFFDPLGLANDPEEKARLQLAEIKHSRLAMLVFLIFAIQAAVTGKGPISFIATFNK; encoded by the exons ATGGCCTCCATCGCCGCCACCACATCATACTTCTTCGGCACCCGTCTCTACAGCCCAACAACCTTAAACACCGGAAGGTTCCACGCGCTCTTCAACTTCGGCACCAAGAAGGCGCCGCCGCCCCCGCCGAAGAAAAAGGAAGTCAAAGTGAAACCCTCCTCCGGCGACCGCCTGGTGTGGTTCCCGAATGCAGAGCCACCGGAGTGGCTCGACGGAAGCATGATCGGCGACCGAGGGTTCGATCCGTTCGGGTTCTCAAAGCCCGCGGAGTACCTGCAGTTTGACCTGGACTCGCTGGATCAGAACCTCGCGAAGAACGTCGCCGGCGAAATCATCGGAACAAGGGTGGAGGTTGCAGAGGTCAAACCGACGCCGTTTCAGCCCTACACGGAGGTTTTCGGGATTGAGAGGTTCCGCGAGTGCGAAGTCATTCACGGAAGGTGGGCAATGCTGGGTGCTCTCGGTGCTTTGGCCGTTGAGGCTCTCACTGGAGTCGCATGGCAAGACGCCGGAAAG GTAGAGCTGGTGGAAGGATCATCTTACCTGGGACTTCCACTTCCGTTTTCATTGACAACACTGATATGGATCGAGGTGATAGTGATAGGATACATAGAGTTTCAAAGAAACGCAGAACTTGACCCAGAGAAAAGGTTGTACCCAGGAGGCAAGTTCTTCGATCCTTTGGGTTTGGCCAACGACCCTGAAGAAAAAGCCAGACTTCAACTTGCAGAGATCAAGCATTCCCGCTTGGCCATGCTCGTCTTCCTCATCTTTGCCATTCAAGCTGCTGTCACTGGAAAAGGTCCTATCAGTTTTATTGCTACCTTCAACAAGTGA